The following coding sequences are from one Chloroflexaceae bacterium window:
- a CDS encoding AAA family ATPase produces MGKTRTSYVCQQCGARQTRWMGRCSDCGAWDSFVEQVEDRGSAVRAHHNGATARPVRLRDVSTAGFRRLDVYTGELARVLGGGLVPGSVVLIGGDPGIGKSTLLTQVAAHFAAAVAPALYVSAEESAQQIKLRAERLNLQHDDLFVYAETSLDAVLRQIRAMRPGLVIVDSIQTVYLEDLASAAGSVSQVREGALRLMHVAKELGIPIVLVGHVTKEGAIAGPRVLEHIVDVVLYLEGDRVHQYRLLRGVK; encoded by the coding sequence ATGGGCAAAACGCGCACAAGCTATGTCTGCCAGCAGTGCGGCGCCCGGCAAACCCGCTGGATGGGCCGGTGCTCTGATTGCGGCGCCTGGGACAGCTTTGTGGAACAGGTCGAGGATCGCGGTTCCGCCGTCCGCGCGCACCACAACGGCGCAACTGCCCGCCCCGTGCGCCTGCGCGACGTGTCCACCGCCGGCTTTCGGCGCCTCGACGTGTACACCGGCGAACTCGCCCGCGTCCTTGGCGGGGGTCTGGTACCTGGCTCGGTGGTGCTTATTGGCGGCGACCCCGGCATTGGCAAGAGCACCCTGCTCACTCAGGTGGCGGCCCACTTCGCCGCCGCCGTCGCCCCGGCCCTCTACGTGAGCGCCGAGGAGTCCGCCCAGCAGATCAAACTGCGCGCCGAACGCCTGAACCTCCAGCACGATGACCTGTTCGTGTATGCCGAAACCAGTCTGGACGCGGTGCTCCGGCAGATCCGCGCCATGCGTCCAGGGCTGGTCATCGTCGACTCGATCCAGACGGTCTACCTGGAGGATCTGGCCAGCGCCGCCGGCAGCGTCAGCCAGGTGCGCGAGGGCGCGCTGCGCCTGATGCACGTGGCCAAGGAACTGGGCATCCCCATCGTCCTGGTGGGGCACGTCACCAAAGAAGGCGCCATTGCCGGGCCGCGGGTGCTCGAACACATCGTTGACGTGGTGCTCTACCTGGAGGGCGACCGCGTCCACCAGTACCGGCTGCTGCGGGGGGTGAAG